CGTGGTGACGCCCTCGCGGGCCTCGATCGACACCGTGAACGCCGTCTCCCGCTTGGCGGTGTTGTGCTGGACCATCGGCGGCAGGTCGAGCCTGTCGGCCATGGCGTTGGTCATGGCCAGGCAGACGACGCCGCCGGTGTGCCTGATCATGAACGCGAGCTTCTCGGGCGTCACGGCCTCGGCGGCCAGCACCAGGTCGCCCTCGTTCTCGCGGTCCTCGTCGTCGACGAGGACGATCGGCCGCCCCTGCCTGAGCTCCTCGACGAGCTCCAGCACGCCGGCCAGCCCGCCCGGTCGCGTCGACTCAGCCATGGCCGGCCTCCCTCAGCGCCAGGAGCCTCTCGACGTGCTTGGCCAGCACGTCGGTCTCGAGGTTCACGCTGTCGCCGGCGCGCAGGCTGGAGAGCGTCGTGACCGCCAGCGTGTGGGGGACCAGCGACACGCTGAAGTCGGTGGCCGGCCAGTCGGCGCGCGTGCCGCCGGGTCCCCCGACGTCCACCACCGTCAGGCTCACCCCGTCGATGGCCACGCTGCCCTTCGGCACCACCTGCCCGGCCAGGCGGGCCGGCACCCGGAGGCGGACGAGGTGCGAGCCGGGCGCGACGTCGACCGACACGACCTCGGCCACGCCGTCGACGTGACCCGTCACGACGTGGCCGCCGAGCGCCCCGCCGGCGCGCATCGCCTGCTCGAGGTTCACGTCGGCGCCGGGCTGCCAGCGCGGCGCCGTGCGCTGCAGGGTCTCCTCGACGAGGTCGACGGAGAACGTGCCGCTGGAGCCGCAGGCGCGCTCCACGACGGTCAGGCAGCAGCCCGAGACCGCCACGGAGTCGCCCACGGCCAGGGCCGTCACGAACGGGAGGCTGGCCGAGATCGCGACGCGCAGCGTCCCGTTCGGCGACTCGGTCGCCTCGGCGATCGAGCCGACCTCCTCCACGATGCCGGTGAACATCAACCTACCTCCGGGTAGACGACGCGACCCTGCACGAGCAGGTCGTCGCCGACGCGTTCGCTCCGCACGTCCGCGAGCGCGTAAGCGCATGGCAGCGCCGGCACGCCGGGGCCCGCGACCGGGCCGGGCGCCGGACCGCCGAGGAGCTTGGGAGCGATGAAGAAGGCCACCCTGTCGACGGCGCGGCGCGCCAGGAAGCTCCAGGCCAGGGTGCCTCCGCCCTCGAGCAGCAGGCTGCGCACCAGCCTCCGCCCCAGGTCGCGAAGGGCCGCGCCCACGTCGGGGCGTCCGTCCGGCGCGGGGAGCGTGACGACCTCGGCGCCGCGCTCCTCCAGGCGCCGGGCGCGCCCCTCGGGAGCCCCCGCGGCGGCGTAGACGACCACCCTGGCCGGCTCGCCCTCGGGGTCGGGGTCGAGCAGCCGGGCCGTGGGCGGCGTGCGCAGGGAGCTGTCGAAGACGACCTTCAGGGGGGTGCGCCCGCCGGGCAGGCGGGTCGTGAGGGCGGGGTCGTCGCGCAGGACCGTACCCACCCCGACGGCGATGGCGTCGAGCTCGTCGCGCCAGGCGTGCACGCGCTCCCGCGCGGCCTCGCCGGTGATCCAGCGCGACTCGCCGGCCGCCGTGGCCGTCTTGCCGTCGAGCGTGGTGGCGGCCTTGTAGAGCACGAAGGGCCGGCCCAGCCGCTGCGCCGTCAGGTAGGCCTCGTTGAGCGCCTCGGCCTCGGCGGCCAGGGTGCCGACGCTCACGCGGACTCCCGCGGCCTCGAGGCGCTCCACGCCCCGGCCGGACACCCGCGGGTCGGGGTCGAGGTGCGCGATCACGACCTCGGCGACGCCCGCCTCTATGAGCGCCTCGGTGCACGGCGGCGTGCGCCCGTGGTGGTCGCAGGGCTCGAGCGTCACGTAGGCGGTGGCGCCCCGCGCGGCGTCGCCGGCCGCCGCCAGCGCCGCGGCCTCGGCGTGCGGGCCGCCCGCGAACGGGTGCCAGCCCTCGCCGACGACCTCGCCCTCGGGGCTCACCAGCACGCAGCCGACCATGGGGTTGGGCGAGGTCCGTCCGCGGCCGCGCGCGGCCAGCTCGAGCGCGCGGCGCATGTGGCGCGCGGCCCGGCGGCCCTCTCCCCGTTCGCGTGTCGATGACATGTACGCACCGGGACGCGTCGCGCCCCGTTCGCCTCCTTCTCTCATCCGGACTGTCACCGTCGGCACCGGCATCTCACCGGTTCGGGCCTCTCGGCTTCGCGGGCTTACGGCGGGCGTCGCGGCGCCCGCCGATCACCGCCGGTCGGGAATCGCACCCTGCCCCGAAGGAATCGGCATCTCGCCAGGTTGTCGCGGGCGCCGACCGGCGCCCACGCGGCGATGATACCCCCGGCGAGCGGGACGCTACCGTGGGGCTGTTACCATGCGCCGATGAACGGCAGCGAGCACGATAGGCGCCTGGACCGCTACGCCGACCTGCTCTTGCGGGTCGGCGTCAACCTCCAGCCCGGCCAGAAGCTGATCTTCCGCACGAGCACCGAGGCCATCGAGCTGACGAGGCTGGTCGTCGCCAAGGCCTACCAGATGGGCAGCCCGTACGTCGAGGTCTTCTGGAGCGACGAGGGGGTCACGCGCGCTCGCTTCCTGCACGCCCCGGACGGCAGCTTCGACATCGTCCCCGAGCACCAAGCCGAGCGGATCGTGCAGCTCGCGCGGGAGGGCGCGGCGTCGCTGTCGGTGTCGGCCGACGACCCTGACAACCTCGCCGGCACCGACCCGCGCCGGATGGCCACCTACCTCGAGCACTGGCGCCCGCGCATGAAGCCGTACTACGAGCTGTCGATGAGCGACAGGGTCGCCTGGTCGGGCGCCGCGGCCGCCTCGCCGGCGTGGGCGCGGCGGGTGTTCCCCGACCTGCCCGAGGACGAGGCCCTGGCGAGGCTGTGGGACGCGATCTTCGACGCCGTGAGGCTAGACGCCGCGGACCCCGCCGCCGCCTGGCGCGAGCACACCGACGCCCTGCGGGCCAGGAAGGAGCGCCTCAACGCGCGGCGGTACGCCGCGCTGCGCTTCCGCGGGCCCGGCACCGACCTGCGCGTCGGGCTCGCCGACGGCCACCAGTGGGACGGCGGGGCGTCGTTCACGCCCGCCGGCGTCGAGTTCGTCGCCAACATGCCCACCGAGGAGGTCTTCACGGCGCCGCATAGCCGGCGCGTCGACGGCGTCGTGCGCGCCACGAAGCCGCTGGCCTACGCCGGCACGCTGATCGACGGCTTCGAGCTGACGTTCGAGGGCGGAGCCGTGACCAAGGCCGTGGCCCGCCTGGGCCAGGAGGCGCTCGACCACGTACTGGCCACCGACGCGGGCGCCAGGCGCCTGGGCGAGGTCGCTCTCGTGCCGGCCTCGAGCCCGATCGCCCGCACGGGGCTGCTCTTCTACGAGACGCTCTTCGACGAGAACGCCGCCTGCCACATCGCTCTGGGCCAGGGCTACGCGATGACCCTGCAGGGCGGGCAAGGCATGTCGCCCGACGAGAGGCGCGCCGCCGGGCTGAACGAGTCGCTGACGCACGTCGACTTCATGATCGGCTCGGCCGAGCTCGACGTCGACGGCGAGCTGCCCACGGGCGAGCTCGAGCCCGTGATGCGCGCGGGCGAGTGGGTGGACTGACGGCGGGAGAGACGGCGACGGGGCACGAGGGCGGTGCGCGCCACGGCGGCGCCCGCGAGGTGCTGAGGTCCGTCTTCGGCTACGACTCCTTCCGCGGCCTGCAGCGAGAGGTCATCGACACCGTCCTGGCGGGGCGCGACGCGCTGGTGCTCATGCCCACCGGCGGGGGCAAGTCGCTCTGCTACCAGGTGCCGGCCGTGCTGCTGCCCGGCACGACCGTGGTGGTCTCGCCGCTGATCGCCCTGATGCACGACCAGGTGGCGGGCCTCGAGCTGCTGGGCGTGCGAGCTGCCTACCTGAACAGCAGCCTGGAGCCGGGCCGGGCGCGCGCCGTGGAGAGCGCGGCCGCGGCCGGGCGCCTCGACCTCCTCTACGTGGCGCCCGAGCGACTCCTCACCGAGCGCTTCCTGGCCCTGCTCGACGGCCTCCACCGACGCGGGCTCCTCGACATGTTCGCGATCGACGAGGCGCACTGCGTCTCGCAGTGGGGCCACGACTTCCGCCCCGAGTACCTCGGCCTGGGCATGCTGGCCGAGCGCTACCCGGGCGTGAGGCGGCTGGCGCTGACGGCCACCGCCGACGCGCGCACGCGGCGCGAGATCGTCGAGAAGCTGGGGCTCGAGGGCGCGCGCACGTTCGTGGCCAGCTTCGACAGGCCGAACATCCGCTACCGCGTGGTGGAGAAGCGCGACGCCAAGGCGCAGCTCCTCGACTTCTACCGGCGCGCGCACGCCGGGGAGGCGGGCATCGTCTACTGCCTGTCGCGCCAGGGCGTCGACGCCACCGCCGAGTGGCTGCGCCAGCGGGGCGTGAACGCGCTCTCCTACCACGCCGGCCTGGGCGCGGAGGAGCGGCGCGAGCGCCAGGAGCGCTTCCTGCGCGAGAACGGTGTCGTGATGGTGGCGACCGTGGCCTTCGGCATGGGCATCGACAAGCCCGACGTGCGGTTCGTCGCCCACCTCGACCTGCCCAAGGGCCTCGAGGCCTACTACCAGGAGACGGGCCGGGCCGGACGCGACGGCGAGCCCGCCGAGGCGTTCATGACCTACGGCCTCCAGGACGTGGTCAGGGTGACGCACCTGCTGGGCGGGGGCGACGAGCTCCACAAGCGCGCCGAGCGCCAGCGGCTCGAGGCCCTGCTGGCCTACTGCGAGACGGCCGGCTGCCGGCGCCAGGCGCTGCTGGCGTACTTCGGCGAGGAGCTCCCCGGCCCGTGCGGCAACTGCGACACCTGCCTCGAGCCCGTCGAGACGTTCGACGGCACCGTGGCCGCCCAGAAGCTCCTCTCCACGGTGGCGAGGACCGGCCAGCGCTTCGGCGTCGGGCACCTGATCGACGTCCTGCTCGGCAAGGCCACGGACCGGGTGAGGAGCCTGCGGCACGACAGGCTCTCGACGTTCGGGATCGGCACGGAGCTTGACGGGGCCGGCTGGCGGTCGGTCGTCAGGCAGCTGCTGGCGGGCGGGCAGCTGGTGCCCGACCCCGACGGGTACGGCGGCCTCCGTCTGGGGCCGAGGGCCGCCGCCGTGCTGCGCGGGGAGGCGGAGGTCGTCCTGCGACGCGACAGGGTGGCGCCGCGGACGAGGCGCCGCGCCGGCGCGCGCGCTGCTGAGCCGCTGGCCTCCTCGGCCGACGAGGCCCTCTTCCAGGAGCTGCGCGCGCTGCGCACCGCCATCGCCAGGGAGGCCGGCGTGCCGCCCTACGTGGTGTTCCACGACAGCACGCTCCGCGAGATGGCCGCGCTGCGGCCCACCGACCTCGACGCGCTGTCGCGGGTCTCGGGCGTAGGAGCCGCGAAGCTCGAGCGCTACGGCGAGAGGTTCCTCGCGGTCATTCGCCACTCAGGCTAAGCTGGACACCCAGAGCTGCGCCCGGAAGGCAGAATGAAATCCGTGATTTCCTGGACCAGTGATTGAGCCAGGGGCGCAAAAAGCCCACGAGCCACATCTGCGCGAATTCGGCAATGCTACCATTATTCGAGTATCTGGGAGGAGGAGGAGGCATGGCGACGAAGGCGGCCACGCGGAACCGCGCAAGTGAAACGGTCAAGAGTTCGGCATCGAGCCGCTTCGCGGACTCAATTGCCGTAAAGACTTCGCCGTCCGGAACACAGTACGTCAATCCTCTTTACCTTCTCTTCTCTCGTGAAGAACTGCTGAACCGCGCAAGGGAAGCACAGAAGAAATCCAAGTAGAGAAGAGCGATCTGGCACTTCAATCGCTGCGAATAGGTATACTTAGCAATTGAGGTGCCGCCGCTTGACCTACTGCTTTTGCCTCTGCTGGGCGGGTTCGTCTTCGCCCAGAAGTTCAACTTGACGCGCTATGTGACGATTAGGAGCGCCGGGAATAGGCTCTTCTTTTACGCAGCCTTATCTGGAGTCGTCTTCTTGTTCGTTTCCACCCTATTCATAAACCTCCTGATGTCCACGTCGCCAGGCGCACACATCGCTAGAGCTTGGCACTGGATTGTCCCTTACGGCCATTCAGGAAAGGCGGCCGGAGCTTTCATACTAGGAACTACCGTGTGGTGGCCGCTCAACAAGCTTGGCCGCTTTCGACCATTCAAGTGGCTATCTGAGCAGGCCGCAGTCGACCGAGAGATTCAAGGAAAGCACGATCCCTTTGAGATGCTCTTGCGCCAGGCTCTAGGGGCCGGGAGGCAAATTTCCATTACGCTGCGGTCCGGAAAGGTCTATATCGGGAAGGTTGCGACCAATTTCAACCCTGCGCACAAGATTGAGTCAATACTACTGATTTTGAGTAAGAGTGGGCATCGAGATCCGACTACTCAAGAACTCACCATTGATATTGATTACAGCAGGACTCACGAGAAGGCTCGGCGAGATGTACTTAAGATGTTCGAGGAACGTTTGGCTGCCTTGGCCAGGGTGCATCCCGAAATAGGCGCCGAAGAGCTGCTGGATCGCGCACTTCAAGAACCACTTGCTGGAAACCTAGTAACGCAATTTGAGACCGTTGTTTTGATGTCTGAAGTAGTGAGCGCGAGCTACTTCGAAGATGCTGTCTATGAAGAGTACTTCAAAGCCTATCCGTCCCCAGACTAGAGCCGGCGGGACTGAAATGTGATTTGCTGTAGGAAACGGCAGTCCACGGCTAGTGGTGGGCAATTGCTGGGAGGGACTTCGCTTTTGCCGCATCGAACTGTAACATGCAACCAGGAGGTTGCATATGGACGAGTCGGCCGGCGCCGCCGCGGGCGAGCGCATCGTCAAGACGGTGGTGCTGAGGGCGCCCATCGAGAGGGTGTGGCGCGCGATCACCGACCACGAGGAGTTCGGTACGTGGTTCAAGGCCGAGGTCGACCAGCCGTTCGAGCTGGGCCGCACGCAGACCGGCCACATCACCGAGCCGGGCTACGAGTTCTACCAGTGGCGCTCGACCGTGGTGGCGATGGAGGAGCCGCGGCTGTTCGCGTTCCGCTGGCCGAACCCGGCCGACCCGCGCGCGGCCAGCTACGACGGCGCGCCCGAGACGCTCGTGACGTTCGAGCTCGAGGAGGTCGAGGAGGGCACGCGCCTGACGATCACCGAGTCGGGGTTCGAGGCCATCGAGGAGAGCAGGCGGGCGCAGGCCGTGCGCCAGAACACCCAGGGCTGGGACATCCAGGCGCAGCGCATCGCGGCGCACCTCGGCGCCTGAGACGTGGTCCGGCGGCGCCGGCAGCGGTGGTCGCAGCGGGCGTGACCGGCGTAGGCGGCGCCGCGCGGACGCCCCCCGCCAGGGACGCGGCGCGGGCGTTCGCGGCGCTGGGCGACCCCACGCGCCTCGAGCTGGTGCGGCGGCTGGGGGCGGCCCGGCGCCTCAACGTCACGCAGCTCAGCGCGGGCGTGGGCGTGAGCCGGCAGGCGGTCAGCAAGCACCTGGCCGTGCTGCTGGGAGCGGGGCTGGTGAGGCGCGAGCGGTCCGGCCGGGAGACGCTCTACGAGCTGCGCCGCGAGGGCGTGGCCGCGGCCGGCGAGTACCTGAGGCGCGTGTCGGAGGCCTGGGACGCGGCCATCGGGCGCCTGCGGGCGCACGTCGAGGAGACCTGAGGGCCGCTGCGGGCGGGAGGCGCCGGACCGGACCGGAGGTCCCCGCCGGTCCGCGCCGCGCCGCACCGCCGCTCCGACCCGTGCCGCACGGGCCCGCCGCGTCGGTGACGCCTGACGCGGGTGCGTCCCCGAGGCGTGCTAGCTTCCCCGCCAAATCGAAAGTCGAGGCGGGTCATGCGGAGTGGCTGGCGCGCGGTGCGGCTGTCGGTGGCGGTGCTCGTCATCGGCGTGGTGCTGGGCGGCTGCGGGCAGCCCGCAGACCTCAGCGACGTCCTCAACGCGGGCTCGGCCTGGCAGGGCGACGTGCCCGGCGACGCCGCGATGCTCAGCCCCGAGGAGTTCCACCGCCGGGTGAAGGACGGCAGCCTCGTCATCACGCTCGTCAGCGACGAGACGGACCAGGCCGCGGCCCGCGACCAGGCCTTCCTAGACGACCTGGCGGCGCTTCAGGGCGTCGAGGACCCCAGCCCGGCCCTGACGGACCTGCTCGCGGCGGCCGAGGGCCTCGTCGCCTTCGAGCCGGGGGCGACGATCGCGGTCGGCGGCGCCGACGTCACCCTCCTCGGCATGGGCGACCGCGTGCGCGACGCCGCTGTCATCGAGCAGCTCGCGCACGACGCCGACAACGCCCTCGCCGACTACAGGATGAGCTACGAGCTGCTGCCGGAGGATCTCAGGTCCCAGGCCACGCCGCCCGAGGAGCTCGAGGGGGCGAGCGTCGAGGAGATCGAGGCCGCGCTCGCCGCGCTCGACGACCTGCTGGGGACGGTGTCCGATCTCGACCGCGTGCGCTACGACCCGCACTGGCTGGCGGAGGAGAGCGCGCCGCTCCCGGCCCAGAAGGTGCCCGGCAGCGACCACGACGCCACCTGCGCGCGGCCGACGGGCTACTTCGCGAACTACTGGTTCCCGCTGCGCAACTTCCTCTCGCCGATGAAGAACCAGGCCCGCCGCTACGACTGCTGGGCGTTCGCGTCCATCGGGGCCATCGAGAGCCGCGAGCGGGTGCAGAACGACAACGCGGTCGACCTCTCCGAGCAGTTCTACGTGAACCAGGCGAAGTTCGTCTGGGACCGCAACGACTTCAGCGAGAGCCACAGCGCCCCGCTGGCGCTCTCGCGGGCGGTGGCCGCGAACCAGCGCCTGCCGGGCGAGTCGAACTGGCTCTACAACCCCTCCAGCGGGAGGTCAAGCAACACCGACGGCATGGCCTCCGACTACGTGGGCACGTGCGCCAACTACCAGGGCTCGTGCTCCGAGACGGCCCACCAGAGCCCGCGCTTCTGCACGGTCTTCGACCTGACCGGCGTCCCGGTGCCGTTCTGCGGCTACGACACGATGACCTACACCGGCCCCGGCGTGCTGGCCAGCACCTCGCGGCAGGTCTGGGCGTCCGGCCAAGGGTTCGACCTCAACAGGTACCGCAACTACCTGGCACAGGGCCACGTGATCATCGCCTCGTTCCCCGTGTACCGGGGCTTCACCGACGCCGTGGGCGGGGTCGTCTCCGACTACGCCAAGGAGTGCAGCGACGCCAAGGGCGGCACGACGAAGAAGTGCGGCGGCCACGTCGTGCAGATCGTCGGCTTCCTCGGCAACGACGCCCTGTCCACGCCGCAGTTCCCGGTGAACGCCGGGGGCGGCGGCTACTTCGTCGTCAAGAACTCGTGGGGCTGCGGCGCCGGCGACGGCGGCTACTACTACGTCCCGGCCGACTACGTCGAGCAGGTGTTCGAGTCCATGCACGTGCTGGAGTTCGACACGCGGCGCAGCAGCCGCTGGGACCAGGAGCAGGCGGCGCCTGGCAGCACCGAGACCCCCGTGATCGCGCTGAAGGACGTGCCGCTGCCCAGGCGCGCCGACCTGCGCGTGAGCCTGGACCTCGCCCAGTACTTCACTGTCACCCACTCGGCGACGAGCAGCGTGAACCTGCGGGTGGTCTCGAGCCTGTCCGGCACCGTCTACGACGGTCCGTTCACGATCAAGTCCGGTCCTTTCGGCGGGCCCGGCCTGCCGCTCACCTTCACCACGCCCGGCGTCCACGCGCTGACGGTCACGGCCTCCCACTCGGGCCGCGGCGCCTCGGCGTCGTTCGATCTCGACGTGGTCAACTCGGCGCCGGTCGTCGACATCCAGCCCGCCGGCAACGCGTACCTCGGCTTCGCCTACCCGCTGACCGCGCTGGCGAGCGACGTCAACGAGGCGGGCAACGCGCTGCTGT
The DNA window shown above is from Trueperaceae bacterium and carries:
- a CDS encoding aminopeptidase, whose product is MNGSEHDRRLDRYADLLLRVGVNLQPGQKLIFRTSTEAIELTRLVVAKAYQMGSPYVEVFWSDEGVTRARFLHAPDGSFDIVPEHQAERIVQLAREGAASLSVSADDPDNLAGTDPRRMATYLEHWRPRMKPYYELSMSDRVAWSGAAAASPAWARRVFPDLPEDEALARLWDAIFDAVRLDAADPAAAWREHTDALRARKERLNARRYAALRFRGPGTDLRVGLADGHQWDGGASFTPAGVEFVANMPTEEVFTAPHSRRVDGVVRATKPLAYAGTLIDGFELTFEGGAVTKAVARLGQEALDHVLATDAGARRLGEVALVPASSPIARTGLLFYETLFDENAACHIALGQGYAMTLQGGQGMSPDERRAAGLNESLTHVDFMIGSAELDVDGELPTGELEPVMRAGEWVD
- a CDS encoding SRPBCC family protein, whose translation is MDESAGAAAGERIVKTVVLRAPIERVWRAITDHEEFGTWFKAEVDQPFELGRTQTGHITEPGYEFYQWRSTVVAMEEPRLFAFRWPNPADPRAASYDGAPETLVTFELEEVEEGTRLTITESGFEAIEESRRAQAVRQNTQGWDIQAQRIAAHLGA
- a CDS encoding metalloregulator ArsR/SmtB family transcription factor; amino-acid sequence: MTGVGGAARTPPARDAARAFAALGDPTRLELVRRLGAARRLNVTQLSAGVGVSRQAVSKHLAVLLGAGLVRRERSGRETLYELRREGVAAAGEYLRRVSEAWDAAIGRLRAHVEET
- a CDS encoding C1 family peptidase codes for the protein MRSGWRAVRLSVAVLVIGVVLGGCGQPADLSDVLNAGSAWQGDVPGDAAMLSPEEFHRRVKDGSLVITLVSDETDQAAARDQAFLDDLAALQGVEDPSPALTDLLAAAEGLVAFEPGATIAVGGADVTLLGMGDRVRDAAVIEQLAHDADNALADYRMSYELLPEDLRSQATPPEELEGASVEEIEAALAALDDLLGTVSDLDRVRYDPHWLAEESAPLPAQKVPGSDHDATCARPTGYFANYWFPLRNFLSPMKNQARRYDCWAFASIGAIESRERVQNDNAVDLSEQFYVNQAKFVWDRNDFSESHSAPLALSRAVAANQRLPGESNWLYNPSSGRSSNTDGMASDYVGTCANYQGSCSETAHQSPRFCTVFDLTGVPVPFCGYDTMTYTGPGVLASTSRQVWASGQGFDLNRYRNYLAQGHVIIASFPVYRGFTDAVGGVVSDYAKECSDAKGGTTKKCGGHVVQIVGFLGNDALSTPQFPVNAGGGGYFVVKNSWGCGAGDGGYYYVPADYVEQVFESMHVLEFDTRRSSRWDQEQAAPGSTETPVIALKDVPLPRRADLRVSLDLAQYFTVTHSATSSVNLRVVSSLSGTVYDGPFTIKSGPFGGPGLPLTFTTPGVHALTVTASHSGRGASASFDLDVVNSAPVVDIQPAGNAYLGFAYPLTALASDVNEAGNALLCANMTWTVEAPDVVSGSGCQVQVTFGAEGARSVSARTTDTEGRVGSDTVLVTVEPESANPYPQVATYGVYGYDLVFFQGTPIGCDDVQVGVGATIDLRDEACSLVIGAPDELRYSAVVTVTNPTSEPLTYDWRLIVSDPGFPERTIRSLNGDATGEFLLFASGNNAIEA
- the ribD gene encoding bifunctional diaminohydroxyphosphoribosylaminopyrimidine deaminase/5-amino-6-(5-phosphoribosylamino)uracil reductase RibD yields the protein MRRALELAARGRGRTSPNPMVGCVLVSPEGEVVGEGWHPFAGGPHAEAAALAAAGDAARGATAYVTLEPCDHHGRTPPCTEALIEAGVAEVVIAHLDPDPRVSGRGVERLEAAGVRVSVGTLAAEAEALNEAYLTAQRLGRPFVLYKAATTLDGKTATAAGESRWITGEAARERVHAWRDELDAIAVGVGTVLRDDPALTTRLPGGRTPLKVVFDSSLRTPPTARLLDPDPEGEPARVVVYAAAGAPEGRARRLEERGAEVVTLPAPDGRPDVGAALRDLGRRLVRSLLLEGGGTLAWSFLARRAVDRVAFFIAPKLLGGPAPGPVAGPGVPALPCAYALADVRSERVGDDLLVQGRVVYPEVG
- the recQ gene encoding DNA helicase RecQ; its protein translation is MGGLTAGETATGHEGGARHGGAREVLRSVFGYDSFRGLQREVIDTVLAGRDALVLMPTGGGKSLCYQVPAVLLPGTTVVVSPLIALMHDQVAGLELLGVRAAYLNSSLEPGRARAVESAAAAGRLDLLYVAPERLLTERFLALLDGLHRRGLLDMFAIDEAHCVSQWGHDFRPEYLGLGMLAERYPGVRRLALTATADARTRREIVEKLGLEGARTFVASFDRPNIRYRVVEKRDAKAQLLDFYRRAHAGEAGIVYCLSRQGVDATAEWLRQRGVNALSYHAGLGAEERRERQERFLRENGVVMVATVAFGMGIDKPDVRFVAHLDLPKGLEAYYQETGRAGRDGEPAEAFMTYGLQDVVRVTHLLGGGDELHKRAERQRLEALLAYCETAGCRRQALLAYFGEELPGPCGNCDTCLEPVETFDGTVAAQKLLSTVARTGQRFGVGHLIDVLLGKATDRVRSLRHDRLSTFGIGTELDGAGWRSVVRQLLAGGQLVPDPDGYGGLRLGPRAAAVLRGEAEVVLRRDRVAPRTRRRAGARAAEPLASSADEALFQELRALRTAIAREAGVPPYVVFHDSTLREMAALRPTDLDALSRVSGVGAAKLERYGERFLAVIRHSG
- a CDS encoding riboflavin synthase; the encoded protein is MFTGIVEEVGSIAEATESPNGTLRVAISASLPFVTALAVGDSVAVSGCCLTVVERACGSSGTFSVDLVEETLQRTAPRWQPGADVNLEQAMRAGGALGGHVVTGHVDGVAEVVSVDVAPGSHLVRLRVPARLAGQVVPKGSVAIDGVSLTVVDVGGPGGTRADWPATDFSVSLVPHTLAVTTLSSLRAGDSVNLETDVLAKHVERLLALREAGHG